Genomic DNA from Lagenorhynchus albirostris chromosome 9, mLagAlb1.1, whole genome shotgun sequence:
CACCACTGCCCACCCGCCCGCAGTACGTGCCGACCACCGGAGCCGTCATCGAGATCCACAGCAAGCGCGTCCAGCTGTACGGAGCCTACCTCCGCATCCACGCCCACTTCACTGGGCTCAGGTGGGGAAGCGCCGCCGTGACCTGGGCAGCTCTCGTGGGGCCGTCCTTAAGTGAAGAGGGTCCTAAGCAGAGGCGCCGGCTTTTACGGGTTTTACTTAGGCCACAGactctcaaccctggctgcacgtCAGCGTATCAGGTCCCTGGGGAACTTTAAAAGACACtgatgcctgggccccaccccaagaCCAGGATTTGTTAGGGTCATACCAGGCCGTCAGACCTTTTGAAAGCACCCCAGGGAAAGGTCATGTGCAGTCAGTGTTGAGaactgctctctttttttttttttttttgggaactGCTCTCTTGAACACGTCGGCTCAgtgggtgggaggcaggggaTGCAGCCCAGCTCTAGCCAAACTGGCGAATCGCCCTAGAAGTTACTTCTGGGAAATGAGAAGGCTGGTACTCCCTGGTACCTGCTACTCCCCTCCTGTCTCTGCTTCCTGCTTCAGGTACCTGCTGTACAACTTCCCGATGACCTGCGCTTTCATTGGTGTCGCCAGCAACTTCACCTTCCTCAGCGTCATCGTGCTTTTCAGCTACATGCAGTGGGTGTGGCGGGGCATCTGGCCCCGACACCGCCTCTCTCTGCAGGTCGCAAAGgacccctttcctctccccgtCACGATCCTTCTTTGGGGAGTGGGCAGGAGCATGTTGGGGGCTGGGGCTGAAGGGCCCTGATCACTGGTGAGGGAAGGCAGTCCTTGCTGCTCAGGAGTTTCCCCCCCTACAGGTAAACATCCGAAACAGAGACAGGTCCCACAAGGAAGTCCAGCGGAGGATCTCTGCCCATCAGCCAGGTAAAGGTGatggctgggggctgggtgagGAGGCTCCTGCGCCGTCCAGTATGAGGCTTTAGGTGCTCACATACCAAGCTGAAGGTCAAGGCAAAGGCTGAATGGGGTGAAATTGGCACTGCCGTCCAGGCGCAGCTGCCCTAGCCCTGCCCTGTCCTCTACCCCCTTTGGAGGCACAGGGCCCCAAGGCCAGGAGGAGTCCCCTCAGCTGTCACCCATTACAGAGGATAGTGAGAGCCGTGCAGATCCCTCGGAGCCAGGTAAGGTGCAGCAGCCCGACCTCCTTCCTGACTCCTCTCAGCCCTCCCCTTCAGCCTCCTCCAGACTGACCTCTGCCCTCCCCCTGGGGCTGCAGAAGGCCAGCTGTCTGAGGAGGAGAAACCAGATCAACAGCCCCTGAGTGGCGAGGAGGAGCTAGAGCCCGAGGCCAGTGACGGTGAGGGGCACTCTGCAGCGGGACCTGGGTGGACTGGGGTTGGCCTGTGGCTAGGGAGAAGGCCACGTTGGGTTGGGTAGGGGCAGGAGCCCCTGGTCTGGAATTTCCCATTTGGGATTTCGTTTCTCCTTCCCCTGGCCCAGGTTCAGGCTCCTGGGAAGATGCAGCTCTGCTGACGGAGGCCAACCTGCCTGTTTCTGCCCCTGCCCTTGCCCCGGAAACCGTGGGCAGCTCTGAACCCTCCACAGGCACTGTCCGACAGCGCCCCATTTGCTCTAGTTCCTGAAGAGAATAGGGCAGAGTTCCCACACTCCAGCCCTCTCCCCCCCCCATCCCTTTCCCTTTCCGGGGCTCCCCCAATAAACTCTTTTCATGCCAGCTGCCTCCCTGACTCTGAACTGGATTCGGGGCCATTTGAAAACGTGATGTTCCCCAGGCATCCCTCACCTCGATTGGAGGAGGTTGTCTTGTCAGGGGCTACCGATGGGGAAGACCTCCAGACCCTGGACTATTTCAGGCACAGCTGTTTCCATTCATCAGCCTAGGACGTCCAAGGAGCGAAAACCTGCCCACTCCATCCATGTGACTCTCATCTCCCTCTGGGGAGGGGGATAGCATAGGGCGGGTCTGGAAAGCTGGGATACATCATTCTGgcctccgtacccctcccttcctCAGTCCATTGGGAGGCAGAAGACAGGAAATGACTGCCATGAATGTGGTATGATTTTTTACTGAAACAGCATTTTGTAGCCCAGGCCCCATGCTGTCCACAgctgtttttctctctgataCCAGCCAGG
This window encodes:
- the BSCL2 gene encoding seipin isoform X9 encodes the protein MVNDPPVPALLWAQEMGHVLAGRARKLLLQFGVLFCTILLLLWVSVFLYGSFYYSYMPTVSHLSPVHFYYRTDCDSSASLLCSFPVANVSLAKGGRDRRWGYLGQVLMYGQPYRVTLELELPESPVNQDLGMFLVTISCYTRGGRIISTSSRSVMLHYRSNLLQMLDTLVFSSLLLFGFAEQKQVLEVELYPEYRENSYVPTTGAVIEIHSKRVQLYGAYLRIHAHFTGLRYLLYNFPMTCAFIGVASNFTFLSVIVLFSYMQWVWRGIWPRHRLSLQVNIRNRDRSHKEVQRRISAHQPGGTGPQGQEESPQLSPITEDSESRADPSEPEGQLSEEEKPDQQPLSGEEELEPEASDGSGSWEDAALLTEANLPVSAPALAPETVGSSEPSTGTVRQRPICSSS